A genomic segment from Gopherus evgoodei ecotype Sinaloan lineage chromosome 6, rGopEvg1_v1.p, whole genome shotgun sequence encodes:
- the DCTN3 gene encoding dynactin subunit 3 isoform X2, producing the protein MAATAGLQERVEALERRVFGAGAARGPRKAADGLVKVQVALGNIASKRERVKILYKKIEDLIKYLDPQYIDRMAVPDAMKLQFILAEEQFILSQVALLEQVNNLQPFLDSAHIKAAPDHAAKLQRLAQIHIQQQDQCEAVTENVRVLLEDYNKMTLLLSKQFVQWDEMLTQLEAAKQVKPMAE; encoded by the exons ATGGCGGCGACCGCGGGGCTGCAGGAGCGGGTGGAGGCGCTGGAGCGCCGGGTGTTCGGGGCCGGGGCGGCCCGCGGGCCGCGCAAG GCAGCAGATGGCTTGGTGAAAGTTCAGGTGGCTTTGGGGAACATCGcaagcaaaagagagagagttaaaattTTGTACAAGAAAA TTGAAGATTTAATAAAATATCTGGATCCTCAGTACATTGATCGAATGGCTGTTCCCGATGCCATGAAACTGCAGTTCATCTTAGCAG AGGAGCAGTTTATTCTTTCCCAAGTTGCTCTTCTGGAGCAGGTGAACAACCTCCAGCCGTTCTTGGACAGTGCACACATCAAAG CTGCTCCTGACCATGCTGCCAAACTGCAGCGACTTGCTCAAATCCACATACAGCAGCAG GACCAGTGCGAAGCAGTAACCGAAAACGTCAGGGTGCTCCTAGAAGACTACAATAAAATG ACCCTGCTTCTGTCTAAGCAGTTTGTCCAGTGGGATGAAATGCTGACGCAGCTGGAAGCAGCCAAGCAGGTGAAGCCTATGGCAGAGTGA
- the DCTN3 gene encoding dynactin subunit 3 isoform X1: MAATAGLQERVEALERRVFGAGAARGPRKVRGWAGSSAPPARPAADGLVKVQVALGNIASKRERVKILYKKIEDLIKYLDPQYIDRMAVPDAMKLQFILAEEQFILSQVALLEQVNNLQPFLDSAHIKAAPDHAAKLQRLAQIHIQQQDQCEAVTENVRVLLEDYNKMTLLLSKQFVQWDEMLTQLEAAKQVKPMAE, from the exons ATGGCGGCGACCGCGGGGCTGCAGGAGCGGGTGGAGGCGCTGGAGCGCCGGGTGTTCGGGGCCGGGGCGGCCCGCGGGCCGCGCAAGGTGCGGGGATGGGCGGGCTCCTCAGCACCCCCCGCCCGGCCT GCAGCAGATGGCTTGGTGAAAGTTCAGGTGGCTTTGGGGAACATCGcaagcaaaagagagagagttaaaattTTGTACAAGAAAA TTGAAGATTTAATAAAATATCTGGATCCTCAGTACATTGATCGAATGGCTGTTCCCGATGCCATGAAACTGCAGTTCATCTTAGCAG AGGAGCAGTTTATTCTTTCCCAAGTTGCTCTTCTGGAGCAGGTGAACAACCTCCAGCCGTTCTTGGACAGTGCACACATCAAAG CTGCTCCTGACCATGCTGCCAAACTGCAGCGACTTGCTCAAATCCACATACAGCAGCAG GACCAGTGCGAAGCAGTAACCGAAAACGTCAGGGTGCTCCTAGAAGACTACAATAAAATG ACCCTGCTTCTGTCTAAGCAGTTTGTCCAGTGGGATGAAATGCTGACGCAGCTGGAAGCAGCCAAGCAGGTGAAGCCTATGGCAGAGTGA